A genomic region of Cyanobacteriota bacterium contains the following coding sequences:
- a CDS encoding sodium:calcium antiporter, which translates to MILLLLGILLSCEIFTNAIENLGERLNIGHEFTGSVLAAVGTALPETILPLVAIYMASQGAIGAVAAKNDIAIGAILGAPFMLSTLTMFLLGLSIYLHRKSRKSTNLELNSEHLERDLRYFLKVFFIAILATGLSSDYLTQIISKLCQTEFGIKLLNLFNAGIPNQCYDEISFSLRAIVGFLIIALYINYLMVTYKASKKEFSGEYEIHDCPILFLERFFKLKVNMKTVVIQTLIGLGGIIYFAHGFVGAIEHISELINVSPLILSLIVSPIATELPEKVNSWIWSSQGKDVLAMGNLSGAMVFQASIPCVIGILMTPWVLSPIAVACGILAILSSSVLLYTLKTKSKISYKVLLGCGVFYLIYLLLIFNL; encoded by the coding sequence ATGATCTTATTACTTCTCGGTATCCTACTATCCTGCGAGATATTCACAAATGCAATTGAAAACTTAGGAGAAAGACTCAATATCGGTCATGAGTTTACTGGTAGTGTGCTTGCAGCAGTTGGCACTGCACTGCCAGAAACAATCTTGCCGCTAGTTGCAATTTATATGGCAAGCCAAGGAGCTATAGGAGCCGTTGCAGCCAAGAATGATATAGCTATTGGGGCGATACTCGGCGCGCCGTTTATGCTATCCACACTGACAATGTTTTTACTTGGCTTGAGTATTTATTTACACCGCAAATCTCGCAAATCTACCAATCTAGAACTCAATTCAGAGCATCTAGAAAGAGACTTACGATATTTTCTCAAGGTATTTTTCATTGCAATTTTGGCTACTGGGCTTTCCTCTGATTATTTAACACAAATCATCAGCAAGCTCTGCCAGACGGAGTTTGGCATCAAGCTACTCAACCTATTCAATGCTGGTATTCCTAATCAATGCTATGACGAGATCAGTTTTAGTCTAAGGGCGATAGTTGGTTTTTTAATCATCGCTCTTTATATCAACTATCTCATGGTGACCTACAAAGCATCCAAGAAAGAATTCTCTGGCGAGTACGAGATTCATGATTGCCCTATTTTATTTTTGGAGCGATTTTTCAAACTCAAGGTCAATATGAAGACAGTAGTGATTCAGACTCTAATTGGCTTAGGCGGAATAATTTATTTTGCCCATGGTTTTGTTGGAGCCATAGAACATATCTCAGAATTAATTAATGTCAGCCCTCTAATCTTGAGCTTGATTGTAAGTCCGATAGCAACTGAGTTACCAGAGAAGGTCAATAGCTGGATTTGGTCATCACAGGGCAAAGATGTACTTGCAATGGGTAATTTAAGTGGTGCAATGGTTTTCCAAGCGAGCATTCCCTGTGTAATTGGAATATTAATGACTCCATGGGTTTTAAGTCCAATTGCTGTTGCCTGTGGGATCCTAGCAATCCTCTCAAGTTCAGTACTACTATATACTCTTAAAACAAAATCAAAAATAAGTTACAAAGTCTTGTTAGGCTGCGGTGTTTTCTATTTGATCTATTTACTGTTGATTTTCAATCTTTAG